One Turneriella parva DSM 21527 genomic region harbors:
- a CDS encoding tetratricopeptide repeat protein, with protein sequence MAEEQPKEPVTYTEEELATISELTDFFKRAPGQVELDAGAQGDDEGIGEPDETLNIDGGDDAPAVDAAPPKRPIADLSKFDDVLDLDLNNFDTPAATAEPQDVPLEAGEAPAPDFDAGAMDFGAPGDLGDLPAGGGDLAPAADFSTDLPADDAAAAGGELDFAFPDSGDAAPAADADALPGLPDDGFDLPPATSDAPTAETGEGDFDFAAPADLPADTPADDFGLPATDDFSFDAPAPTADADPGAGTDDFGADFGAPSADADLPPADSFDLPVDSGADLPGAPDLGDTGSDFNFDAPAADNFGAGGDDFGAASPDMGDFSSAPAAQDDAFNFESSAPSLDDLSPEVALGGGAAALGAGSLSSDLSSLAAEESATVDPATLRRVRETLRSFSAPLRRRLSKALLDENMKPADSAELMRLLSEEASAHEVGAWLDSKAIAEVADESESGNAAGPRIIMARPEYTDEGLARQERLIKLTRFGAIAAFVLITLVGGVYFSLLKPMFYRNAVAKGRDMIMQRGASAIPEAEKQFEKALSYYDKDTYAYLQYADAYRYKGLYEEAFSKLFAELKLPGNAPAARAGDKEIRSSAELFGSVKRVPVVAYAGGDNAIAVNGTQLAMGKKGAYVISHLDNKKDEAQVLIALGQFHSNPSRRFAREAYKNNFLGADYYRRVLMSNPATPAFKKEEMIDRAVMGIGDIFYHEKEYDRSLDYYKKIVDKDHDHVAAHAGILKALLKLHKLNDDPRMVIQHHTLVRSKKIENKLPMYIRARLAAFYIDLPAENELRVKYNISPSNMLSGQQLKTRADDLLNSIFASSETDSFGVKHEGSKFAEGYYQRARSFAKDKNQVRMALKQFEYAYHYDPRHFMALNDRAEILMSLSDYSGALELLKLAKQQSTPEKLAELGENEQDETLSDAPVGIIAFNTGKSMYLDAMRDLSNSATWFRLKEVQKYRSQSDTGTGALMAQLDRVETEFNEARSLGLSGTKVESELLYFSGWSRFVRNDHRGALADWEKIDPEKAASLPNLSLAQSHCYYRLAVEETARAQREKYLDSALGLLFYSQDRYNARVNSITRIDSGNDKHARLVSNLAIIENNIGAIYEMLDDEQKSLMHYWKSVENSKRIGQENEIANLNIRLSFKRKSLGESESYPVIMDFVPPLPDEI encoded by the coding sequence ATGGCAGAAGAGCAACCAAAAGAACCGGTAACTTATACCGAAGAAGAACTCGCCACGATCAGCGAGCTGACCGATTTTTTCAAAAGAGCCCCTGGTCAGGTTGAGCTCGATGCCGGTGCACAGGGTGACGATGAGGGCATTGGTGAACCCGATGAGACGCTCAACATCGACGGCGGCGACGATGCGCCGGCAGTCGATGCAGCGCCGCCGAAGCGGCCTATAGCCGACCTCTCGAAATTTGACGACGTACTCGATCTCGATCTGAATAACTTTGACACGCCGGCTGCAACAGCCGAGCCACAAGACGTGCCGCTTGAAGCAGGCGAGGCGCCTGCTCCCGACTTCGATGCGGGCGCGATGGATTTTGGTGCGCCGGGCGATTTGGGCGACTTGCCAGCGGGCGGCGGCGATCTGGCCCCCGCAGCAGATTTTTCAACTGACCTGCCAGCAGATGATGCGGCCGCCGCCGGTGGTGAACTTGATTTTGCCTTTCCCGATAGCGGTGATGCAGCACCTGCTGCCGACGCCGATGCGTTACCGGGTTTGCCAGATGATGGTTTCGACCTGCCACCGGCAACGTCCGATGCGCCCACTGCCGAAACAGGCGAGGGAGATTTTGATTTTGCCGCACCTGCTGACCTGCCTGCCGACACCCCGGCAGACGACTTCGGTTTGCCCGCAACCGATGACTTCAGTTTTGATGCCCCGGCACCGACTGCTGACGCTGATCCCGGTGCAGGCACTGATGATTTTGGCGCTGATTTTGGTGCACCTTCAGCCGATGCGGATTTACCCCCTGCTGATTCTTTTGATCTGCCTGTTGATTCAGGCGCCGATTTGCCCGGCGCTCCCGACCTCGGCGATACGGGCAGCGATTTCAATTTCGATGCACCTGCCGCAGACAACTTCGGTGCAGGGGGAGATGACTTCGGCGCCGCATCGCCAGATATGGGCGACTTCTCTTCGGCGCCTGCAGCGCAAGACGATGCTTTCAACTTCGAATCTTCGGCTCCGTCGCTCGATGATCTTTCACCCGAGGTTGCGCTCGGTGGCGGCGCCGCTGCTCTCGGCGCAGGCTCTCTATCATCTGACTTAAGCTCACTGGCCGCAGAAGAGTCGGCAACGGTCGACCCCGCAACGCTGCGCCGTGTAAGAGAAACGCTGCGGTCTTTTTCTGCACCGTTGCGGCGCAGGCTCAGTAAGGCATTACTCGACGAGAACATGAAGCCGGCAGATTCTGCCGAGCTCATGCGGCTGCTATCTGAAGAAGCCTCGGCGCATGAAGTCGGTGCCTGGCTCGACAGCAAGGCCATCGCTGAAGTGGCCGATGAGTCTGAATCGGGTAATGCTGCAGGGCCGCGCATCATTATGGCGCGCCCGGAATACACCGACGAGGGGCTCGCGCGGCAAGAGCGGCTCATTAAGCTCACCCGTTTTGGCGCAATCGCAGCCTTTGTGTTGATTACGCTCGTCGGGGGTGTATACTTCTCGCTGCTGAAGCCGATGTTTTATCGCAATGCAGTTGCCAAAGGCCGCGATATGATTATGCAGCGCGGTGCGTCGGCAATACCCGAGGCTGAAAAGCAGTTCGAGAAAGCGCTCAGTTATTATGACAAAGACACGTATGCGTATTTGCAGTACGCTGACGCTTACCGCTACAAAGGCCTCTATGAAGAAGCGTTCAGTAAACTTTTTGCTGAGCTGAAACTTCCCGGCAATGCGCCGGCGGCAAGAGCAGGTGACAAAGAAATACGCTCGAGCGCAGAACTTTTCGGCAGTGTCAAACGCGTGCCGGTCGTTGCCTATGCAGGTGGTGACAATGCGATCGCGGTCAACGGCACACAACTCGCGATGGGCAAAAAGGGCGCGTATGTTATTTCGCACCTCGACAACAAGAAAGACGAAGCCCAGGTGCTGATCGCGCTCGGGCAGTTTCACAGCAATCCGTCGCGACGCTTTGCGCGCGAAGCCTACAAGAACAACTTTCTCGGTGCTGACTATTACCGCCGTGTACTGATGTCGAACCCGGCGACACCTGCATTTAAGAAAGAAGAGATGATCGATCGCGCCGTGATGGGAATCGGCGACATCTTCTACCATGAAAAAGAATATGACCGGTCGCTCGACTATTACAAGAAGATCGTCGATAAAGACCATGACCATGTGGCGGCGCATGCCGGCATTCTCAAGGCCCTGCTGAAACTGCATAAACTCAACGATGATCCGCGCATGGTCATACAACACCATACACTGGTGCGCTCGAAAAAGATCGAAAACAAGCTGCCGATGTATATCAGGGCACGCCTTGCCGCCTTTTACATCGATTTGCCGGCAGAAAACGAGCTCCGTGTTAAGTACAATATTTCGCCTTCGAACATGCTCTCGGGGCAGCAACTCAAGACACGGGCCGACGACCTGCTCAATTCAATATTTGCCTCATCAGAAACCGACAGTTTCGGCGTAAAACATGAGGGCTCAAAATTTGCCGAGGGATATTACCAGCGCGCCCGCTCTTTTGCAAAAGACAAAAACCAGGTGCGCATGGCATTGAAGCAATTTGAATATGCGTACCACTATGATCCACGCCACTTTATGGCCCTCAACGACCGTGCCGAAATTCTGATGTCGCTGAGCGACTATTCAGGCGCGCTCGAACTCTTGAAACTCGCGAAACAGCAAAGCACCCCGGAAAAACTTGCAGAGCTCGGCGAAAACGAGCAAGACGAGACTCTTTCTGATGCGCCGGTGGGCATAATTGCCTTCAACACCGGTAAGTCGATGTACCTCGACGCGATGCGCGATCTTTCGAATTCAGCAACCTGGTTTCGCCTGAAAGAGGTGCAGAAATACCGCTCGCAGAGCGATACCGGCACCGGGGCACTGATGGCGCAGCTTGACCGTGTTGAAACCGAGTTCAACGAAGCGCGGTCTTTAGGGCTTAGCGGCACCAAAGTTGAAAGCGAACTCTTGTATTTCTCTGGCTGGTCACGATTCGTGCGCAACGACCATCGGGGAGCCCTCGCCGATTGGGAAAAAATCGACCCTGAAAAAGCGGCCTCGCTGCCCAACCTAAGCCTGGCACAGTCGCACTGTTATTACCGCCTCGCTGTCGAAGAAACCGCCCGAGCGCAGCGAGAGAAATATCTCGACAGCGCGCTGGGGCTGCTCTTTTATTCGCAAGATCGCTACAATGCCCGTGTCAATTCAATCACCCGAATCGATTCGGGCAACGATAAGCACGCGCGACTCGTCTCAAACCTCGCGATTATAGAAAACAACATTGGCGCCATCTATGAGATGCTCGATGACGAACAAAAATCGCTGATGCACTACTGGAAATCTGTAGAGAACAGTAAGCGCATTGGGCAAGAGAACGAAATCGCGAACCTGAATATTCGCCTCAGCTTTAAACGCAAATCGCTCGGCGAAAGCGAAAGTTACCCGGTTATTATGGACTTCGTGCCGCCGCTGCCTGACGAAATCTGA